One Ethanoligenens harbinense YUAN-3 genomic window carries:
- a CDS encoding MBL fold metallo-hydrolase has translation MPLTVSPLYVKSHHIANYCYLIVNEENREAVLIDPAWDLSKIRRQLKQSGANLSAILLTHSHYDHTNLVEKLVKLYNPDVYMSQRETAYYKFQCPNLIELEDGQELDLHGINVKCTLTPGHTAGSMCFGIENRLFTGDTVFIEGCGICADDGADAGELYESLSRLRDSFPPKTIIYPGHSFGEKPGVPFESVLKINIYFQIDDKEQFITFRTRGNQKGLFQFK, from the coding sequence ATGCCTTTGACCGTCAGCCCGCTTTATGTAAAATCCCATCACATTGCAAACTATTGCTATCTGATTGTCAATGAAGAAAACCGCGAGGCGGTTTTGATCGATCCGGCCTGGGATCTGTCAAAGATCCGCCGGCAGCTCAAGCAAAGCGGCGCCAATTTGTCGGCGATTCTGTTGACACACAGCCATTATGACCATACCAACCTTGTCGAAAAGCTGGTAAAGCTTTATAATCCGGACGTTTATATGTCTCAACGGGAAACGGCATATTATAAATTCCAGTGCCCGAATTTGATCGAGCTGGAAGACGGCCAAGAACTGGATCTGCATGGGATCAACGTAAAATGTACGCTTACGCCCGGGCATACGGCCGGAAGCATGTGCTTTGGAATTGAAAATCGCCTGTTTACCGGAGACACTGTTTTTATCGAAGGCTGCGGCATCTGTGCGGACGACGGAGCAGACGCGGGTGAGCTTTATGAAAGCCTGTCGCGGCTCCGTGACTCTTTCCCGCCGAAAACGATCATTTATCCCGGCCACTCTTTTGGAGAGAAACCCGGTGTTCCATTTGAATCGGTTTTGAAAATAAATATTTATTTTCAAATAGATGACAAAGAGCAGTTTATAACCTTTCGAACAAGGGGAAACCAAAAAGGTCTGTTCCAGTTTAAATAA
- a CDS encoding ACP S-malonyltransferase, whose translation MEKIAFVFPGQGVQFVGMSKKLCEEYRVADETFSMANSVLGKDIRKICFEGSLTALNDLENLFPIILTNGVATYNAFMQDIGIRPQFCVGHSLGEITALVCAGVLDFSDALALTALRGRLAKQVADNGKTGMTILDKVPYETIEAECAKIRESGFYAAVSCYNTPQQTAVSGETEALKQLEKFAIKRHGTVNPIYGGAPLHSTLMNGVAEDFAADLEGRPVHPFLYPVVFNTTAQPSVDPAGVRGLMVRQLYSPVLWQNSLELLVRYGINVLIEMGPKPVWQNDIKLFYPDVHTFCFGQQKDREEFRRFLNGKPHLLKEKGNLITRCLAAAVSTPNANWDNEAYREGVVRPYEEICKIDLEVEKCGGTPTPTQTNDAMAYIRQILDTKKVAPDEKTYCLGGILNQAGYCGLARTAFGKESQCI comes from the coding sequence ATGGAAAAAATCGCTTTTGTGTTCCCCGGGCAGGGCGTGCAGTTTGTCGGCATGTCCAAAAAGCTGTGTGAAGAATACAGGGTAGCGGATGAAACATTTTCCATGGCAAACAGTGTGCTGGGAAAAGACATCCGCAAAATCTGCTTCGAAGGAAGCCTTACCGCGCTGAATGACCTCGAAAACCTGTTCCCGATCATTCTGACCAACGGCGTCGCCACCTACAACGCGTTTATGCAGGATATCGGCATCCGTCCCCAATTCTGCGTCGGGCACAGCCTGGGGGAGATCACGGCGCTTGTGTGCGCCGGCGTACTTGATTTTTCCGATGCGCTTGCGCTGACCGCTCTGCGGGGCAGGCTGGCCAAACAAGTCGCGGACAACGGCAAAACCGGAATGACCATTCTCGATAAGGTGCCGTACGAAACCATTGAAGCCGAATGCGCGAAGATAAGAGAAAGCGGCTTCTACGCCGCCGTTTCCTGCTACAACACGCCGCAGCAGACGGCAGTCTCCGGAGAAACCGAGGCGCTGAAACAACTGGAAAAGTTCGCAATCAAACGTCACGGCACGGTCAATCCGATCTATGGCGGCGCGCCGCTGCATTCTACGCTGATGAACGGCGTGGCAGAGGATTTTGCGGCCGACCTAGAAGGCCGCCCGGTCCATCCGTTTCTTTACCCGGTTGTTTTCAATACGACGGCACAACCAAGCGTCGACCCAGCCGGCGTGCGCGGGCTGATGGTCCGCCAGCTCTATTCTCCGGTGTTATGGCAAAACAGCCTGGAGCTGTTGGTTCGGTACGGCATCAACGTCCTGATCGAAATGGGCCCGAAACCAGTGTGGCAGAACGACATCAAGCTGTTTTACCCGGATGTCCACACCTTTTGCTTTGGACAGCAAAAGGACCGGGAAGAGTTTCGCCGCTTTTTGAACGGCAAGCCTCACCTGCTGAAAGAAAAAGGAAATCTGATCACCCGCTGCCTGGCAGCAGCCGTCTCCACCCCGAATGCCAACTGGGACAACGAAGCGTATCGGGAGGGCGTGGTCCGGCCCTATGAAGAAATCTGCAAAATCGACCTGGAAGTCGAGAAGTGCGGCGGAACACCAACACCAACACAGACAAACGACGCAATGGCGTACATACGGCAGATTCTGGACACCAAGAAGGTAGCCCCGGACGAAAAAACGTACTGTCTCGGCGGCATTCTGAACCAGGCGGGATATTGCGGTCTCGCCCGGACAGCTTTTGGAAAGGAATCGCAATGTATTTGA
- a CDS encoding ABC transporter permease: MKVKLVMIGAIVFVASTIFTTCLTFISGVNGYVSQYYSGHQTADLFFNTADPQKAKTILDSCTDTDYVSAYKQYQGYRVSNAVTVNGNSIDPGYLYAFSFQDTKDLPWQMEVLQANGSTTAPPKGDIWISQLFADQYHVKLNDTIQLYPGHSVQLKVAAIVNNALTPSALLGIDYFYLNRDDMTQLGSFRAVNLIAVQAKASVSKTKKHLLSTVDNQVGGILLDKGTLIQSATMLSSIVGGVGLLASVLILISVLFSIAFILKSILKKEYKQLGVLKSLGRTNREVRRIYYLPFLLVNTAAVLVGCGVSVIISNTLIHIILRYIGDYTFSAIAVFVTALCFLALAAIIAVFTILVTRPVNKIIPAEAFRNTNTAAVDSKLTVVKSSSSAFAMAINDMFKYSHVSLLLVIVFCISFYLTFLFFNINYSVSRINENASKWFSTPQSDLVITGNLFSSDGKDEVLQTIQNSSDVKSYIYGDIITGANVGLNKQKYDLKSSNMSITVMNDFNSQFQFSILAGHNPEHVDEVAVGNNILRDTGLHVGDRISLLFNNQEHDMKIVGSYITLLNNGYNIKILHDTLSKYDVPANETAICVRLKNTADFDRVKQSILQTYPGVSVNAALPDISNTVSTVSDIVTPVTLILIVAILFFSLLNVVMITIITNTDQRKNFGIMKALGFSSGYIMARNLARIAVLSAAGLVFAFLFNAFFSAKLFAFALGGVDGFLNSIAGTLILSGAIIASILAAGFFSGLSVFSVSPRELFDE, from the coding sequence TTGAAAGTAAAACTCGTGATGATCGGCGCAATCGTTTTCGTCGCCTCCACCATTTTTACAACGTGCCTGACCTTTATCTCCGGTGTCAACGGCTATGTCAGTCAGTATTATTCCGGCCATCAGACGGCGGATCTTTTTTTCAATACCGCCGACCCGCAAAAGGCAAAAACCATCCTGGACAGTTGCACCGACACCGATTATGTATCGGCGTACAAGCAATATCAGGGATATCGTGTTTCAAACGCCGTGACAGTAAACGGCAACAGCATTGACCCCGGCTATCTCTACGCATTTTCCTTTCAGGACACAAAAGATCTGCCATGGCAGATGGAGGTACTGCAGGCAAACGGCAGCACCACCGCACCCCCAAAAGGGGATATCTGGATTTCACAGCTGTTTGCGGATCAATACCATGTCAAATTGAACGATACGATCCAGTTGTACCCGGGGCATTCCGTTCAGTTGAAAGTGGCTGCAATCGTCAACAATGCGCTGACGCCCTCCGCCTTGCTGGGCATCGACTATTTTTATCTGAACAGGGATGACATGACGCAATTAGGCAGCTTCCGGGCCGTCAATCTGATCGCGGTGCAGGCGAAGGCATCGGTTTCCAAAACGAAAAAGCACCTGCTCAGCACCGTTGACAATCAGGTGGGCGGCATCCTGCTTGATAAGGGCACTCTTATTCAGTCCGCCACCATGCTGAGCAGTATCGTTGGCGGCGTCGGCCTGCTGGCCTCCGTCCTGATACTGATTTCCGTTTTGTTTTCCATCGCTTTTATATTAAAAAGCATTCTAAAAAAAGAATACAAGCAGCTGGGTGTATTGAAATCCCTAGGCAGGACCAACCGCGAGGTAAGGCGCATCTATTATCTTCCGTTCCTGCTGGTCAACACAGCCGCCGTCCTGGTCGGCTGCGGCGTCAGCGTCATCATTTCAAACACGCTGATTCATATCATTCTGCGTTATATCGGCGATTACACATTCAGCGCCATCGCGGTGTTTGTAACGGCGCTTTGTTTTCTGGCGCTGGCGGCGATTATTGCAGTGTTTACCATATTGGTCACACGACCGGTCAACAAAATCATTCCGGCGGAGGCCTTCCGGAATACAAACACGGCAGCAGTCGATTCCAAGTTGACCGTTGTCAAAAGCTCCTCGTCGGCGTTTGCGATGGCAATTAACGACATGTTCAAATACAGCCATGTTTCCCTGTTGCTGGTCATTGTGTTCTGCATTTCTTTTTACCTGACGTTTTTATTTTTCAATATCAATTATTCGGTTTCCAGAATCAATGAAAACGCCTCAAAATGGTTCTCCACTCCGCAATCCGATTTGGTCATCACCGGCAACCTTTTTTCCTCCGACGGGAAAGACGAGGTTCTGCAAACCATTCAAAACAGCAGTGATGTGAAGAGCTATATTTACGGGGATATCATCACCGGCGCGAACGTCGGCCTGAACAAACAAAAATATGACCTCAAAAGCTCCAACATGAGCATCACGGTGATGAACGATTTCAATTCACAATTCCAGTTTTCAATCTTGGCGGGGCATAACCCGGAGCATGTGGACGAAGTCGCGGTCGGCAACAATATTCTGCGGGACACCGGGCTGCATGTGGGCGACCGGATCAGCCTGCTGTTCAACAATCAGGAACACGATATGAAAATCGTCGGTTCCTACATCACACTGTTGAACAACGGGTATAACATTAAAATTCTGCATGACACACTCAGCAAATACGATGTGCCTGCAAACGAAACCGCCATTTGCGTCCGGTTGAAAAACACCGCTGACTTTGACCGCGTGAAGCAATCCATTCTACAGACATATCCCGGCGTGTCGGTCAATGCCGCGCTACCCGATATCAGCAATACCGTTTCCACCGTTTCGGATATCGTGACGCCCGTCACGCTCATTCTGATCGTGGCAATCCTCTTTTTCAGCCTTCTCAACGTGGTGATGATAACGATCATTACCAATACCGACCAGCGGAAAAACTTCGGCATTATGAAGGCACTGGGCTTTTCTTCCGGCTATATCATGGCCCGCAATCTGGCGCGGATCGCTGTTTTGTCGGCAGCGGGTCTGGTGTTTGCCTTCCTGTTCAACGCATTTTTTTCCGCAAAGCTATTCGCATTTGCCCTGGGCGGGGTGGATGGGTTTCTTAATTCCATAGCCGGCACGCTTATTTTGTCCGGCGCCATCATAGCTTCCATTCTGGCGGCCGGTTTCTTCAGCGGCTTGTCGGTGTTTTCCGTTTCGCCCAGAGAGCTGTTTGATGAATAA
- a CDS encoding ABC transporter ATP-binding protein — MKDLDLEIYKGDFTVIMGRSGSGKSTLLYLLSVMDYCTAGNINLLGKDMTKESQKSLAKIHRESISFVFQGINLLPDLTLFENIVFCGYAVNKDKAAVAQKAEELLKLFELWDKRKSYPSEVSGGQQQMVAIARALINDPEIIFADEPTGALNGAVGQDVLDTLSRLNAEGRSIIMVTHDLNAAARASRMLYLRDGSISGELRLEPYQATGDLKERTTRIFDFVENLGW, encoded by the coding sequence TTGAAAGATCTCGATCTGGAAATTTACAAGGGCGATTTTACCGTCATCATGGGCCGTTCCGGCTCTGGAAAATCGACGCTGCTCTACCTGCTGAGCGTCATGGACTACTGCACAGCGGGTAATATCAACCTGCTTGGCAAAGATATGACAAAAGAATCACAAAAAAGCCTTGCAAAAATACACAGGGAATCTATCTCATTCGTTTTTCAGGGCATCAACCTGCTTCCGGATCTGACCTTGTTTGAGAATATTGTCTTTTGCGGATATGCGGTGAACAAAGACAAAGCGGCCGTTGCGCAAAAGGCGGAAGAATTGCTCAAGCTGTTCGAGTTGTGGGACAAACGCAAAAGCTATCCGTCGGAGGTCTCCGGCGGACAGCAGCAAATGGTTGCGATCGCAAGAGCATTGATTAACGACCCCGAAATCATCTTTGCAGACGAACCCACCGGAGCACTGAACGGCGCGGTCGGGCAAGACGTTCTGGATACCCTCTCGCGCCTTAATGCGGAGGGCCGGTCCATCATTATGGTGACACATGACTTAAACGCCGCGGCGCGGGCCAGCAGGATGCTGTATCTGCGCGATGGAAGCATCAGCGGCGAACTGCGCCTAGAACCCTATCAAGCCACCGGCGACTTGAAAGAACGCACGACCAGGATCTTTGATTTTGTAGAAAATCTTGGATGGTGA
- a CDS encoding phosphopantetheine-binding protein: MQENEKIKETLKEFLGRFFDLESVSDDEDLYQQGYVNSLFSVQLVMFLENDFHFSIDQEDLNLENFNSINHILHFIDTKASTMKEGV, from the coding sequence ATGCAGGAGAATGAAAAAATCAAGGAAACACTGAAAGAGTTTTTGGGCCGTTTTTTCGATCTGGAATCCGTCTCGGACGATGAGGATCTCTACCAGCAGGGATATGTGAACTCATTGTTTTCGGTTCAATTGGTAATGTTTCTCGAAAACGACTTTCATTTTTCTATCGACCAGGAAGATCTAAACCTGGAAAACTTCAATTCCATCAACCACATCCTCCATTTTATCGACACCAAGGCATCCACAATGAAAGAGGGTGTCTAA